In the Acanthopagrus latus isolate v.2019 chromosome 23, fAcaLat1.1, whole genome shotgun sequence genome, one interval contains:
- the igfals gene encoding insulin-like growth factor-binding protein complex acid labile subunit, whose amino-acid sequence MQTIVLLVLWVLGTSLVLPDPDTAGEKSTEEPIPCSKACTCLHDDYSLELNMYCSARNFTQVPSDMPPSAHSLWLDGNLFTSIPAMAFKDLTNLDFLNLQSGQLVTLDPQAFKGLRMLAHIHLERNRLRVLPGTVFQNTPNLASLSLHNNQLVRIEERLFAGLSHMWLLNLGRNSIAVLPETAFHDLQGLRELVLAGNRLAYLQPQLFQNLVELKELDLTGNQLKVIKANVFVKLTKLQKLYLAQNQIVTVVPRAFGGMKSLRWLDLTNNRLTSLFDDTFYGLHSLHVLRLSNNSLTGIKPRTFRDLPYLEELRLSYNKIRALGERIFEGLGHLEVLELEHNQVQEAQVGSFTGLSHVAVINLSGSCFHSLPDQVFKGLPKLHSLHLDRGCLTRITAQAFNGLSSLRRLFLQHNNISVVERQSFVDLVGLLGLDLSFNKLEVLTTHTFSGLKNLEYLLLSNNECRQFLQNGTAQLLPRLRYLDLRANALTNMVPDFPETMEKLLLSGNRWKCDCSALPLRNYSLRNLLVIPRQVETHAEGEEPDTTITIYNNITCTSPPRLAGQDLRDIDNEHFQSCS is encoded by the coding sequence ATGCAAACCATTGTGTTGCTGGTGTTGTGGGTACTGGGGACATCACTGGTGTTGCCAGACCCCGACACAGCAGGGGAGAAATCGACTGAAGAGCCTATTCCATGCTCTAAGGCATGCACCTGTTTGCATGATGACTACAGCTTGGAGCTCAACATGTACTGCAGTGCTCGGAACTTCACTCAAGTCCCATCTGACATGCCCCCGTCTGCTCATTCTCTCTGGCTGGATGGCAACTTGTTCACCTCAATCCCAGCAATGGCTTTTAAGGATCTTACTAACTTGGACTTCCTGAATCTGCAGAGTGGTCAGCTGGTGACACTTGACCCTCAGGCTTTTAAAGGACTTAGGATGCTTGCACACATTCACCTTGAGCGAAATCGCCTGCGGGTGTTACCAGGTACAGTCTTTCAGAATACACCTAACCTTGCCTCACTTAGTCTGCATAACAACCAGCTTGTTCGCATTGAGGAAAGACTGTTTGCGGGACTCTCACACATGTGGCTTCTCAACCTAGGGAGGAACTCAATCGCAGTTTTACCTGAGACAGCTTTCCATGACCTGCAAGGTCTACGAGAGCTTGTTCTTGCAGGGAACAGACTTGCCTACTTACAGCCACAGCTTTTCCAAAATCTTGTTGAGCTCAAAGAGTTGGATCTGACTGGAAATCAACTCAAGGTCATcaaagcaaatgtgtttgttaaactCACTAAACTGCAAAAGCTTTACCTGGCACAGAATCAGATTGTGACAGTGGTACCCAGAGCCTTTGGAGGCATGAAGTCGCTAAGATGGCTGGATCTCACTAATAACAGACTGACTTCCCTCTTTGATGACACATTCTATGGCCTGCACAGTCTTCATGTGCTGCGTCTTTCCAACAACTCACTCACTGGAATTAAGCCCAGGACTTTCCGTGATCTGCCATACTTAGAGGAGCTCCGACTCAGCTACAACAAGATTCGAGCCCTGGGAGAAAGGATCTTTGAAGGGCTTGGTCATCTGGAGGTCCTAGAACTAGAGCACAACCAAGTGCAGGAGGCACAAGTGGGTAGTTTCACAGGGCTTTCTCATGTGGCGGTCATCAACTTGTCTGGAAGCTGCTTCCACAGTCTGCCTGACCAAGTGTTCAAAGGTCTGCCAAAGCTACACAGCCTTCATCTGGATAGAGGTTGCCTTACAAGGATCACAGCCCAAGCTTTTAATGGACTCTCTAGTCTACGCAGGCTTTTCTTGCAGCACAACAACATCTCTGTGGTGGAACGCCAGAGCTTTGTCGACCTGGTAGGCCTACTGGGACTGGATTTGAGTTTCAACAAGTTGGAGGTTCTCACAACCCATACATTCTCTGGCCTCAAGAATTTGGAGTACTTGCTGTTGTCCAACAATGAATGTCGACAATTTCTGCAGAATGGCACAGCGCAGCTGCTCCCTAGGCTGCGCTATCTCGACCTGAGAGCAAATGCCTTGACAAACATGGTCCCTGATTTCCCAGAGACTATGGAAAAACTTTTGCTCTCTGGGAACCGATGGAAATGTGACTGCAGTGCTCTCCCACTCAGAAACTACAGCTTGAGGAATCTGTTGGTGATACCACGGCAAGTGGAGACCCACGCGGAGGGTGAAGAGCCTGACACAACTATCACCATATACAACAACATTACATGCACCAGCCCACCACGTCTAGCTGGTCAGGACCTGCGGGATATTGACAATGAACACTTCCAAAGCTGTTCATAA